Below is a genomic region from Burkholderia pseudomultivorans.
AGGATGCGATCGTCGACGCCGCGCGCGACGCCGGCGCGAGCAACGAAGTGCTGTCGATGCTCGATGGCCTGCCCGAGCAGGACTACGCGGACGTCGATGCCGTCACGCGCTGGGTCGCCGGCAACTTCGGTCCCGGCATCGGCATTTGACCGCGCCGCGATAACGCGTCAGGATCGCATCACACCAGCCCTGCCGCGGCCGGATACATGCCGCCCGACGCCATAGCCGGGTGTGTGCGCACCAGCGTCCGGGGAACGCCATGGAAGGGATCCTGACCCAGTACACGACGCGTCGTCAGCGCTGGTTCGGCGCCCTGACGGCACTCGCCATCGTGCTCACGCTCGGGGTCGCCGCGCCGCATGTGGACGTCGCGCTGCCTGCCGTCGAGCCGTTCATGCCGATGTGCGCGCTCACGGTATTCACGACCGCGAGCCTCACGGCATTCTTCCTCGGCGCGCAGTTCACCGTGACGCGCCAGCCCGTGTTCGGTGCGCTCGGCGGCGCTTATGCGTTCACCGCGCTCGCGGTCGCGCTGCAGCTGCTGACGTTTCCCGGCGTGTTCTCGCCGCAGGGCCTGCTCGGCGCACTGCCGCGCAGCGCGATGTGGATGTGGATCTTCTGGCATGCGGGCTTTCCGTGCTTCGTGATGATCGCGCTGCTCGCGCGCGACCGGCTGGCTCGCGCGCCGATCGACGCGCGGCACACGCGCGGCTGGGCATTCGTGCTGATTGGCGGCCCGGCCGTCGTCGCCGCGCTGCTGTGCGTGCTGACGCTGCGTGTGCCGCTGCCGTCCGCGTTCCGGCCGCCCGCCGAGACGAGCGTGCTGCCGGTCGGCGGCATCGTGCTCGCCGTGTGGCTGCTCAACGCGCTTGCGCTGACGGCCGTGCTGATCGCGGGCCGCTTGCGCACGACGCTCGATCTGTGGCTCGCGATCGCGATGCTCGCGTGCCTCGCCGATACCACGCTCAATGCGATGAGCACGACCCGCTTCACGGTCGGCTGGTATCTCGCGCGCGTGTTCAGCATGTTCACGCCCGGCGTGCTCGTCTGCGTGCTCGCGTGGGAAGTGACGATGCTGTATCAGCGGCTGTCCGACGCGCACGCGACGCTGGTCCATTCGGCTGCGCGCGACGGGCTGACCGGCGCGTTCAACCGCAGCCACTTCAACGATCGTTTCCATACGCTGTTCCTGCAGGCGCGGCGGCAGCGCGAACCGCTGTCGCTGCTGATGGTCGACGTCGATCACTTCAAGGCGTACAACGACGCATACGGCCATGTAAAGGGCGATGCATGCCTGGTCGCGATCGCGCATGCGCTGGCCGGCGTCGTGCGGCGGCCGACGGATCTCGTCGCACGCTACGGCGGCGAGGAGTTTGCGATCGTGCTGCCGAATACCGATGCGCGCGGCGCCAGGATCGTCGCCGAGGAAGCGCGCCAGGCGGTGCTGCGGCTCGATCTCGTGATGCCGGCGCCGGAAGGGCGCGTCAGTGTGAGCGTCGGCTGTGCGACGGTATCGTCCGATGCGCTGTCGACGTCCGACGCGTTGATCGAAGCGGCCGATGCCGCGTTGTACCGCGCAAAGGCCGACGGACGGGACAGGGTCGTGGTCGCCTGAATACGTCTACTGTTTCGGGCAGTTGTTACGGTCATTGTGACCGGAATAATCCGCCGTTACGCATTGCGCGGGCGGGAAACGAATGCTTACAGCCCGTGTTCCGGGCGCTCGCTATGCTGGGTTCATATCGAATCCAGGCAGGTGAGCGCCATGAAGAAGACCCTTTTGCTGATTGCCAGTGTCGCCGCGCTGCTGAGCGGCTGTATCGTCGTGCCGGACGGCGGATATTACGGTGATGGGTACCACCATCATCATCATTGGGATTGATCGGGGGAAGCGAGATCGAGGGGCGTGGTGCCTGGCGCGCGGTGGTTGATCCGGAGCGCCGATCACGCCGCCCGATCGGGCCTGCATGCACCCTTGAAGTCCGTCACTTCCCGATACAGAACCTGCTGAAAATCACCCCCAGCAAATCATCCGAAGTGAACTCCCCGGTAATCGCATTCAGCTGTTCCTGCGCGAGCCGCAGTTCCTCCGCAAACAGATCGAGCGACTGCGCACGCTGCTCCGCATGATCGGCCGCGTGCGCGAGATGCGCCTGCGCCGCGCGCAGCGCGATCAGATGCCGCTCGCGCGCGAGATAGACGCCCTCCGCCCCCGCCTGCCATCCGGCGATCCGCAGCAGCTCCGCGCGCAACAGGTCGATCCCGTCGCCGCGCTTCGCGGACAGATGCACGTCGGTCAGGTCGCCTTCCGCCGCCGGATGCTCGACCGATGCCGGCACGCCCGTCAGATCCGTCTTGTTCAGCACGCGCACGACCGGCACGCCGTCCGGAAACCGCGCGGCGATCGCGACATCGTCCGCCGTCATCCCGGTGCGCGAATCGAGCAGATGCAGCACGACATCCGCGCGCTCGATCTCGCTCCATGTGCGCGCAATCCCGATCCGCTCGACCTCGTCCTCCGTCTCGCGCAGCCCGGCCGTATCGATGATGTGCAGCGGAATGCCCTCGACCTGGATCGTCTGCGCAACCTTGTCGCGCGTCGTGCCCGCGATCGGCGTGACGATCGCCAGTTCCGCGCCGGCCAGCGCATTCAGCAGCGACGACTTGCCGACGTTCGGCTGCCCCGCGAGCACGACCGACAGCCCCTCGCGCAGCAGCGCGCCCTGGCGCGCATCGCCGAGCACGTGCGCGAGCTGTTCGCGAATCCGTGCGAGCTTGCCGCGCGCATCGGCCGCCTCGAGGAAGTCGATTTCCTCTTCCGGGAAATCGAGCGTCGCCTCGACCAGCATCCGCAGGTTGATCACGTCGTCGACGAGCGCGTGGATCTGCCGCGAGAATGCGCCGTCGAGCGAACGGCCCGCCGACCGCGCGGCCGCCTCGGTGCTCGCCTCGATCAGGTCGGCGACCGCCTCGGCCTGCGCGAGGTCGAGCTTGTCGTTCAGGAACGCGCGCCGCGTGAATTCGCCCGGCTCCGCCAGCCGCAGCCCGAAGCCGCGCCCCGCGTCGAGGCAGCGCTGCAGCAGCAGCTGCATCACGATCGGCCCGCCATGCCCCTGCAGCTCGAGCACATGCTCGCCCGTGTACGAATGCGGCGCCGGGAAATACAGCGCGATCCCGCGGTCGAGCGGTGCGCCGTGCGCGTCGAGGAACGGCACGTAGCTCGCATGGCGCGGCGCGAGCGACTGCCCGCACAACGCGTCGATCAGCGGCAGCGCGGCCGCCTCGCCGCCGCGCCCGAACGACACGCGGACGACGCCGATGCCGCCCCGGCCGGCAGCGGTGGCAATGGCGACGATCGGATCGGAATCGGTAGCGAGCATGGCAATCGGAGAATCAGGCAGTCAATGGTGCACCCGCGCAACAGTTCGGGCGGCGGAACGCCGGCATTGTAGCGTGCCGGCCCGCCCGTCACCGGGCCGCTCGCCCTTTTCAGACTATCCCGAATTTATCCCGTCAAGGATAAGCCAAGTACCAGTTCGGCGCGCCGTTCCGGTATAGGCTTCGAACGAGTCCGCCTGCGACGCGGCCGCGCAGCGACTCCTTCCAATACGCCGAACGCCGCGCACCGGTTTGGGATTCGTCCGCATGAGATATGTTTATCTCATATGGTTGTCTGAAACGGGGCGCTGGAATTGCACAATCCCGTCCATGCCGACACCCGAAGAAAAAGCGGCGTTCTCGGAACGCCTTAAATTCGCCTTGCGGCGCAGCCCGGAGAAGGTCACCGGCGCGACGGAACTCGCGACCCGCTTCAATCTCCGCCACCACGGCGCGCAACCGGTTTCGCCGCAAACCGCGCACAAGTGGCTGACGGGCCGCACGATTCCGACGCCGGACAAACTCGAGACGCTCGCGTCGTGGCTGCGCGTCGAACTGCACTGGCTGCACTACGGCCCGTCGCCGAGCGCGGCGGCTCCGGCGACGCCGCAACCGCTGCCGCGCGACGAACGCTATCCGCCCACGCCCGAGACGATCGAGCTCGCGTCGAAGATCGAGGCATTGCCGCCGCACCGGCGCTACCTCGTGCAGGAACTGATCGAGCAGTTCTACGGCGAACCGAAGGGCGAGCCGAAAAAGGGCTGAGCGGGAACAGAGCGGAGCGCCGCGCCGGCCCCGAAAACGACAAAGCCGCACGGGCGAACCCGTGCGGCTTTTTTGCGCGCGTCGCGGGCGGCGAGCCGCCCGCAGCCGTTAAGCGGGTTTCTTCTTGACCCCGCCGAGCTTGCGCGTGATGTAGTACTGCTGCGCGATCGACAGCACGTTGTTCACGACGTAGTACAGCACGAGGCCGGCCGGGAAGAAGAAGAACATCACCGAGAACGCGATCGGCATGAACTTCATCATCTTCGCCTGGACCGGGTCCGGCGGCGTCGGGTTCAGGCTCGTCTGCACGAACATCGACACGGCCATCAGCACCGGCAGGATGAAGAACGGATCGCGCTGCGACAGGTCGTGAATCCACAGAATCCACGGCGCGCCGCGCATTTCGACCGATGCGAGCAGCACCCAGTACAGCGAGATGAACACCGGGATCTGGATCACGACCGGCAGGCAACCGCCGAACGGATTGACCTTCTCGGTCTTGTACAGCTCCATCAGCGCGGCGTTCATCTTCTGCGGATCGCTCTTGAAGCGTTCGCGCAGCGCCTGCATGCGCGGCGTGATTTCCTTCATGCGCGCCATCGACTTGTAGCTCGCGGCCGACAGCGGGAAGAACACCGCCTTGATCAGCACCGTCAGCAGCACGATCGCCCAGCCCCAGTTGCCGACCAGGCCGTGGATC
It encodes:
- a CDS encoding DUF2795 domain-containing protein produces the protein MNDKPSLPEHDIPHETIDLQIADVLAAVRYPANKDAIVDAARDAGASNEVLSMLDGLPEQDYADVDAVTRWVAGNFGPGIGI
- a CDS encoding GGDEF domain-containing protein, producing MEGILTQYTTRRQRWFGALTALAIVLTLGVAAPHVDVALPAVEPFMPMCALTVFTTASLTAFFLGAQFTVTRQPVFGALGGAYAFTALAVALQLLTFPGVFSPQGLLGALPRSAMWMWIFWHAGFPCFVMIALLARDRLARAPIDARHTRGWAFVLIGGPAVVAALLCVLTLRVPLPSAFRPPAETSVLPVGGIVLAVWLLNALALTAVLIAGRLRTTLDLWLAIAMLACLADTTLNAMSTTRFTVGWYLARVFSMFTPGVLVCVLAWEVTMLYQRLSDAHATLVHSAARDGLTGAFNRSHFNDRFHTLFLQARRQREPLSLLMVDVDHFKAYNDAYGHVKGDACLVAIAHALAGVVRRPTDLVARYGGEEFAIVLPNTDARGARIVAEEARQAVLRLDLVMPAPEGRVSVSVGCATVSSDALSTSDALIEAADAALYRAKADGRDRVVVA
- the mnmE gene encoding tRNA uridine-5-carboxymethylaminomethyl(34) synthesis GTPase MnmE; its protein translation is MLATDSDPIVAIATAAGRGGIGVVRVSFGRGGEAAALPLIDALCGQSLAPRHASYVPFLDAHGAPLDRGIALYFPAPHSYTGEHVLELQGHGGPIVMQLLLQRCLDAGRGFGLRLAEPGEFTRRAFLNDKLDLAQAEAVADLIEASTEAAARSAGRSLDGAFSRQIHALVDDVINLRMLVEATLDFPEEEIDFLEAADARGKLARIREQLAHVLGDARQGALLREGLSVVLAGQPNVGKSSLLNALAGAELAIVTPIAGTTRDKVAQTIQVEGIPLHIIDTAGLRETEDEVERIGIARTWSEIERADVVLHLLDSRTGMTADDVAIAARFPDGVPVVRVLNKTDLTGVPASVEHPAAEGDLTDVHLSAKRGDGIDLLRAELLRIAGWQAGAEGVYLARERHLIALRAAQAHLAHAADHAEQRAQSLDLFAEELRLAQEQLNAITGEFTSDDLLGVIFSRFCIGK
- a CDS encoding transcriptional regulator, whose protein sequence is MPTPEEKAAFSERLKFALRRSPEKVTGATELATRFNLRHHGAQPVSPQTAHKWLTGRTIPTPDKLETLASWLRVELHWLHYGPSPSAAAPATPQPLPRDERYPPTPETIELASKIEALPPHRRYLVQELIEQFYGEPKGEPKKG